The following coding sequences are from one Haliotis asinina isolate JCU_RB_2024 chromosome 3, JCU_Hal_asi_v2, whole genome shotgun sequence window:
- the LOC137277810 gene encoding mortality factor 4-like protein 1, with product MPPKMKFQDGEKVLCFHGPLLYEAKCVKYEVKEKITRYFIHYNGWNKNWDEWVPESRVLKFNEASLQKQKELSKAHGAANKKLRAAKRMEKETAKKQEKEKDKEREREKERASTPSSEKQKQKVNNSSNKEGKEQTSGTSTPVPPPPSTAEQPKAETPTPAPEPKRKRARTDATVESDESFTSKIEVKIRVPDELKQWLVDDWDLITRQKMLVTLPARQTVENILDEYVKTKTSKANNPNKDAVIEMSHGIQEYFNVMLGTQLLYKFERPQYGEILSEKSDASMCSIYGAVHLLRLFVKLGGMLAYTALDEKSVQLLLTHIHDFLKYLQKNSSTLFSLNDFYVAPPEYHRKAI from the exons ATGCCGCCCAAAATGAAGTTTCAAGATG GAGAAAAGGTGTTGTGCTTCCATGGACCTCTCCTGTATGAAGCTAAG TGTGTCAAGTACGAAGTGAAGGAAAAGATCACCCGCTATTTCATTCATTACAATGGATGGAACAAAAA CTGGGACGAATGGGTGCCTGAGAGTCGTGTTCTGAAATTCAACGAAGCTAGTTTGCAGAAACAGAAAGAATTATCAAAAGCTCATGG AGCTGCCAACAAGAAGCTACGAGCGGCAAAACGGATGGAGAAGGAAACAGccaaaaaacaagaaaaggaaaaagacaaggaaagagagagagaaaaggaGAGAGCTTCAACACCATCCAGTGAAAAACAGAAGCAGAAGGTCAATAACAGCTCCAACAAGGAAGGGAAAGAACAAACATCAg GTACATCCACACCTGTACCACCCCCACCTTCTACAGCGGAACAACCTAAAGCAGAGACACCGACACCCGCTCCAGAACCAAAGAGAAAGAGAGCCAGAACTGATGCCACTGTGGAATCA GATGAATCATTCACGTCAAAGATTGAGGTAAAGATTCGTGTGCCAGATGAGCTGAAACAGTGGCTAGTTGATGACTGGGACCTTATAACTAGACAGAAAATG CTGGTCACTCTTCCAGCCAGACAGACTGTGGAAAATATCCTAGACGAATATGTCAAGACGAAAACATCCAAAGCCAATAATCCAAATAA AGACGCTGTGATTGAAATGTCCCATGGAATCCAGGAGTACTTCAATGTTATGTTGGGCACACAGCTCCTCTACAAGTTTGAGAGACCCCAATATGGAGAG ATATTATCCGAAAAGTCAGATGCCAGTATGTGCAGCATCTATGGTGCGGTGCATCTTCTTCGCTTGTTTG TGAAACTGGGTGGGATGCTGGCCTACACAGCACTAGATGAGAAGAGTGTGCAGCTCCTTCTCACCCACATCCACGACTTCCTCAA ATACCTACAGAAAAACTCATCAACATTATTTAGTCTGAATGACTTTTACGTGGCTCCTCCAGAGTACCACAGGAAAGCCATATGA